A window of Panulirus ornatus isolate Po-2019 chromosome 27, ASM3632096v1, whole genome shotgun sequence contains these coding sequences:
- the BBS8 gene encoding tetratricopeptide repeat protein 8 produces the protein MDPLFLALSSFRRRKFDKCIEICTELLNKNPYDQAVWSLKTRALTEQVWVDECDGEEEGLADVLMDDNTIASVARPGTSLRTAPPSSAGGPSQTFRPSTQSGRPLSGVVRPGSQGGRPGTMDQALRTPRTAQTARPVSATSGRHVRLGTASMLPSGEGPFINLARLNVAKYASQQNIAKALFEYIYYHENDVRHALDLAAQATQAQEFKDWWWKVQLGRCYYRLGLFRDAEKQFKSALKQQDNINTFLLLGRVYIRLDQPMAALEVYKDGLDKFPGEVTLLTAIARIYEGLHDLTKAVKFYKDVLHNDSTHVEAIACIGTHHFYTDQPEVALRFYRRLLQMGIYNCEIFNNLGLCCFYAQQYDMTLTCFERALSLATDQSVADVWYNLGHIALGIGDINLAYQCYRLALVANNDHGESYNNLGVLEYRRGNLDTARAFFMTAASLAPHMFQPHYNHSKLAHKVGDLQTSYIIVQKALSLFPVHVDSKELLKSLETQFQTL, from the exons ATGGACCCATTATTTTTGGCTTTAAGCAGCTTTAGACGACGCAAGTTTGATAAATGTATAGAAATATGTACGGAACTATTAAACAAGAATCCATACGATCAG GCAGTATGGAGTCTGAAGACACGGGCTCTAACAGAACAGGTTTGGGTGGATGaatgtgatggtgaggaagagggTTTGGCTGATGTCTTAATGGATGACAACACCATAGCCTCAGTTGCTCGACCAGGCACATCCCTCCGTACTGCCCCTCCTTCATCTGCAGGGGGACCCTCACAGACCTTCAG GCCATCAACACAATCAGGTCGACCACTCAGTGGTGTAGTTCGACCAGGTTCTCAGGGTGGACGACCTGGTACAATGGACCAAGCATTGCGTACTCCTCGTACAGCACAAACAGCACGGCCAGTCTCAGCTACTTCTG GTCGACATGTACGCCTTGGTACTGCCTCTATGTTGCCATCAGGGGAAGGACCATTTATCAATCTGGCTCGTTTGAATGTTGCAAAGTATGCAAGTCAACAAAATATTGCAAAAGCcttgtttgaatatatatactaTCATGAAAATGATGTCAGACAT GCATTGGACTTAGCTGCACAAGCCACCCAAGCACAAGAATTCAAagactggtggtggaaggtaCAGCTTGGAAGATGCTACTACCGACTTGGATTGTTTAGGGACGCTGAAAAGCAATTCAAG TCAGCACTAAAGCAGCAAGATAATATCAACACCTTTCTGTTGCTGGGCCGAGTGTATATTCGCTTAGATCAGCCGATGGCTGCCCTTGAAGTATATAAGGATGGACTTGACAAATTCCCTGGAGAGGTCACATTACTTACTGCAATAGCAAG GATCTATGAAGGTCTTCATGATTTAACAAAGGCTGTCAAGTTTTATAAGGACGTACTGCACAATGATTCTACACATGTTGAAGCAATAGCTTGTATTGGAACCCATCATTTTTACACTGACCAACCAGAGGTGGCTTTAAGGTTTTACAG ACGGTTACTGCAAATGGGCATCTATAACTGTGAGATATTCAATAATTTGGGTCTATGTTGCTTTTACGCCCAACAGTATGACATGACCCTTACATGCTTTGAGAGAGCACTCAGCCTTGCTACAGATCAAAGTGTTGCTGACGTGTGGTACAACCTAGGACACATTGCTTTG GGTATTGGTGACATAAACCTAGCCTACCAATGCTATCGTCTGGCTCTTGTTGCCAATAATGACCATGGGGAGTCATACAACAATCTGGGAGTATTGGAGTATCGTCGTGGGAATCTTGACACAGCCCGTGCTTTCTTCATGACTGCAGCCAGCTTGGCTCCACACATGTTCCAACCTCATTATAACCATTCCAAACTGGCTCATAAG gtTGGAGACCTACAAACTAGCTACATCATAGTGCAGAAAGCACTCTCGCTGTTTCCTGTACATGTGGATTCAAAGGAGCTCTTGAAATCCCTGGAAACACAATTTCAGACCCTCTAA